In Synergistota bacterium, a single window of DNA contains:
- the galU gene encoding UTP--glucose-1-phosphate uridylyltransferase GalU, translating into MSIKKAVFPVAGLGTRFLPATKVIPKEMLPLVDKPLVQYSVEEAVSAGINQLILITAKGKRVIEDYFDRSFELESTLRGKGLNDLLDLIVSISEMADFVFVRQREPKGLGHAILCAKPVVEHEYFAIFLADDVIIGERPAISFLLDVHERFGGSVIALEEVSWDEVSRYGVVKVEEIERGIYKIVDLVEKPKKNEAPSNLAIIGRYILSPKIFNCLERVEPGAGGEIQLTDAMRLLLEEEPIYGVKYKGKRYDCGTIESFIKATVELALRHNDFKREFKAFLENIMKEW; encoded by the coding sequence ATGAGCATAAAGAAGGCCGTCTTCCCAGTAGCTGGTCTTGGAACGAGGTTTTTACCCGCCACAAAAGTAATTCCTAAAGAGATGCTACCTCTTGTAGATAAACCTCTTGTTCAGTATTCAGTGGAGGAAGCTGTTTCTGCTGGGATAAATCAACTTATCCTTATTACAGCTAAAGGCAAAAGGGTTATAGAGGATTATTTTGATAGATCGTTTGAGCTTGAATCTACTCTAAGGGGAAAGGGATTGAATGATCTTCTTGATCTTATAGTATCCATATCTGAGATGGCTGATTTTGTGTTTGTAAGACAGAGAGAGCCAAAGGGGCTCGGTCATGCTATACTCTGCGCTAAGCCTGTTGTTGAGCATGAATATTTCGCGATATTTTTAGCGGATGATGTAATAATAGGGGAGAGACCAGCCATATCTTTTTTGTTAGATGTTCACGAAAGATTTGGCGGCAGCGTTATCGCTCTTGAGGAGGTCTCATGGGATGAGGTGTCAAGGTATGGTGTGGTTAAGGTTGAGGAGATAGAGAGGGGTATCTATAAGATTGTTGATCTTGTTGAGAAACCTAAAAAAAACGAGGCCCCATCTAACCTTGCCATAATTGGTAGATATATACTTTCGCCTAAGATATTTAATTGTTTAGAGCGAGTTGAACCTGGTGCTGGTGGAGAGATCCAGCTTACCGATGCCATGAGATTGCTTCTTGAAGAGGAACCAATTTATGGTGTCAAGTATAAGGGCAAAAGATACGATTGTGGAACCATAGAAAGCTTTATCAAAGCGACGGTTGAGCTTGCATTGAGGCATAATGATTTCAAAAGGGAGTTTAAGGCCTTTCTCGAAAATATAATGAAGGAGTGGTGA
- the trxB gene encoding thioredoxin-disulfide reductase encodes MPDLAIIGAGPAGLTSAIYAARALLDVEVFEKSLLGGLVATASHVENYPGFPEGIEGVELIEKMKKQAEGFGAKIIFAEVKGINWNERKLITSRGEVETQALIIASGTSPRELGVKGEREFKGKGVSYCAVCDGAFYTDEKVAVVGGGNTAVEEALYLTKFASKVYLIHRRDSLRAERVLQERLFSNPKIEVLWNTVVKEIKGDNFVKGLLVENLSTGELKELPISGIFVYIGLKPNTSLVEGLLKLDEYGFIITNEEMETSVEGIFAAGDVRSKGLRQIATAVGDGAIAAVSAERYIREQKYIEESVISSTKKYIFVFDPLDEVNRMLKRDLPHEDIIPLDKYKYSRLVSKWDIKAFPALLVFSDGKLIYKKEAFSSWEEINDVQL; translated from the coding sequence ATGCCTGATTTGGCGATAATAGGCGCTGGTCCAGCAGGTTTGACTTCAGCTATCTATGCTGCAAGAGCTTTACTTGATGTGGAAGTGTTTGAGAAAAGCTTGTTAGGTGGGCTTGTAGCTACTGCAAGCCATGTTGAAAACTATCCTGGTTTTCCTGAAGGTATAGAAGGAGTGGAATTGATAGAAAAGATGAAAAAGCAAGCAGAAGGCTTTGGTGCTAAGATAATCTTTGCGGAAGTCAAAGGGATAAATTGGAATGAGAGAAAGCTTATAACCTCAAGGGGAGAGGTTGAAACTCAGGCATTGATAATTGCCTCTGGTACATCTCCGAGAGAGCTTGGTGTTAAAGGAGAGAGGGAGTTTAAGGGAAAGGGCGTTTCTTATTGTGCTGTGTGTGATGGGGCCTTCTATACAGATGAGAAAGTTGCTGTTGTTGGAGGAGGTAACACTGCTGTTGAAGAGGCCCTTTATCTCACGAAGTTTGCATCAAAGGTCTATTTGATTCATAGAAGGGATTCTCTTAGGGCCGAAAGAGTTTTGCAGGAGAGGCTCTTTTCTAATCCCAAGATTGAGGTTTTATGGAACACAGTCGTTAAGGAGATAAAGGGAGATAACTTTGTTAAGGGATTGCTTGTGGAAAATCTCTCCACTGGTGAGCTTAAGGAACTCCCCATATCTGGAATATTTGTTTATATAGGGCTTAAGCCTAATACCTCTTTAGTGGAGGGCTTGTTAAAGCTTGATGAATATGGTTTTATAATAACTAACGAAGAGATGGAGACTTCTGTTGAAGGTATATTTGCTGCAGGTGATGTGAGATCTAAAGGTTTAAGACAAATAGCGACTGCGGTTGGAGATGGTGCCATTGCGGCTGTTTCTGCGGAAAGGTATATAAGGGAGCAAAAGTATATAGAGGAAAGCGTTATTTCTTCTACCAAAAAGTATATTTTCGTGTTTGATCCTCTTGATGAAGTTAACAGAATGCTCAAGAGGGATCTTCCTCATGAGGATATAATCCCCCTTGATAAATATAAATATTCCAGGTTAGTGTCAAAATGGGATATAAAGGCCTTTCCTGCGCTTCTTGTCTTTAGTGATGGAAAGCTTATCTATAAGAAAGAGGCCTTCTCAAGTTGGGAGGAAATTAATGATGTACAATTGTAG
- a CDS encoding polysaccharide biosynthesis C-terminal domain-containing protein, whose protein sequence is MFFKIIKKFSITRLLELDSLKEAIRSFRKWDLEREEKVLEAVIRSSFLNLLARGIGYLKNVAIAVLLGFSAKTDGYFMALSLLGIFIIFSDVFESIGVPNLVKARQENMGEFKRLSGFLFAFALTLAILSSVFAFLLMPLILKIPLGFKEEALNYLKVSYLLLLPYLFFSFIFQHFGAVLRSLRRFTAYFVAEFIISLSSFLMILFGLLAFRDYWVLPLSLALSQLIGTLFITFKGREFFHLRFYKDEKVKTILKCFFQLSILYGVFHLYIMVDRAFASILPERSVSALSYGLVILTGLKGILKIENVAMTSLSEARGSLEKLNFYIEKLLLITVPLSIFLFAFSGLIVRLLFGYGAFSKVDIDLTSSALRFYSLSFPFMFLWPIVYRVFQIRGKMRGLVMIAFSGVLLNGVLNYLFMIELGLGIVGICLGTFFSYLFLCSIGYIGLKRGGV, encoded by the coding sequence TTGTTTTTTAAAATTATAAAAAAGTTTTCTATTACCAGGCTTTTAGAGCTTGATAGTTTAAAGGAAGCTATTAGATCCTTTCGTAAGTGGGATTTAGAAAGGGAAGAAAAGGTATTAGAAGCGGTCATAAGATCCTCTTTTTTAAATCTTTTAGCTCGTGGAATAGGTTATTTAAAAAATGTAGCTATTGCCGTTCTCCTTGGCTTCAGTGCTAAAACGGATGGTTATTTTATGGCTCTCTCTTTACTTGGCATTTTTATTATATTCTCTGATGTTTTTGAGTCTATTGGTGTTCCGAACCTCGTTAAAGCAAGACAGGAAAACATGGGGGAGTTTAAAAGGCTTTCTGGTTTTTTATTTGCCTTTGCTTTGACTTTAGCGATACTTTCCTCAGTTTTTGCCTTTTTGCTTATGCCTCTTATATTAAAGATTCCCCTTGGTTTTAAAGAGGAAGCTTTAAATTATCTTAAGGTTTCTTATTTACTTCTGCTTCCTTATCTCTTTTTCTCTTTTATTTTTCAACATTTTGGAGCGGTTTTAAGAAGCTTAAGAAGATTTACAGCTTATTTTGTGGCTGAATTTATAATCTCACTTTCCTCTTTTTTGATGATTCTTTTCGGACTTTTAGCTTTCAGGGATTATTGGGTTTTGCCCTTAAGCCTTGCCCTTTCTCAGTTAATTGGAACCTTATTTATAACCTTCAAAGGTAGGGAGTTTTTCCATCTAAGGTTTTATAAAGATGAGAAAGTAAAAACCATCTTAAAGTGTTTTTTTCAGCTTTCCATACTTTACGGTGTATTTCACCTTTACATAATGGTAGATAGAGCCTTTGCTTCTATCTTGCCGGAAAGGTCCGTTTCTGCCTTGTCTTATGGTCTTGTTATACTAACCGGATTAAAGGGCATTTTGAAAATAGAAAATGTTGCGATGACGAGCCTTTCTGAGGCAAGGGGAAGCCTTGAAAAGCTTAACTTCTATATAGAAAAACTGCTTTTGATAACTGTTCCCCTCTCTATTTTCCTCTTTGCTTTTTCAGGGCTAATTGTAAGGCTTCTTTTTGGTTATGGTGCTTTTTCAAAGGTAGATATAGATTTAACATCTAGTGCTTTAAGGTTTTACTCTTTAAGCTTTCCTTTTATGTTTTTGTGGCCTATCGTTTACAGGGTTTTTCAAATAAGAGGGAAGATGAGAGGCTTAGTCATGATAGCTTTTTCAGGGGTTCTTTTAAATGGTGTGTTAAACTATCTCTTTATGATAGAATTAGGCTTAGGGATTGTTGGGATTTGTCTAGGCACATTTTTTTCTTATCTTTTTCTCTGTTCAATAGGGTATATAGGTTTGAAGAGAGGAGGTGTTTGA
- a CDS encoding SMP-30/gluconolactonase/LRE family protein, producing MEGKLSLNMKTHCLLRIALSFFLFFFLFLIKSEIYASTKTPPPLPGLVPPEQIAPPRGIKRDPVRALGEFKNGLEAFWLGKYDEALKNFDQAIKADLYALEPYYWKGLIYLRQGALEEAKRMFELYLEVKPADLRLIRALEKVNKTVFPRLSIPQFLFPKNYIMVNPIDMVRENKGILESLRNIFINPVYNASAMALGPDDNLYIADYGRGKIFVLTREGIPIRSWGGLKNPSGIAVSLDGRVYVSDFSESKVFIFDLSGKLINSFGEGELLNPQGLAIDPYGYLYVCDWGNHRICRYTLDGKLVRTIGEGVLWEPLALCVDDKGDIWVSDGSERCVFKFGWDGLLKGRFLEDVFSRGLSLDFKNRVIVADEERKCFFLIDKDKVVEKVNVSKVSALSSLCLDRFGNIFLVDFDRFLLYKVETPLHTGEIEIRIAKLNIKENLEREVEIEVSEGWYPLPLEKIGLFVRIIEGDWIIEPSAIKEIDKPLAIGVIADPAFEREIEEVLKVLKLRLFAIDEAFVVGAFSSSELPISRWVWEKSKEPFNAKALLDRVLRLLVQKDRERVLLYCGNLPVLSEAEMRKMAYFMRKHQIRLFIISDKEPDPSWESLMAYTGGRFWNIFYIDKEMPIAYHLRRSPYESYLVSYTSLSRSDKEEARKNLRVFIEMPTAHYEDEVTYYSWGEPEKVLR from the coding sequence ATGGAGGGAAAGCTTTCGTTAAATATGAAAACTCACTGCTTATTAAGGATAGCCCTTTCTTTTTTTCTATTTTTCTTTCTTTTTCTTATTAAGAGTGAGATTTACGCTTCTACTAAAACTCCTCCTCCCTTACCGGGTTTAGTTCCTCCTGAACAGATTGCTCCCCCTCGAGGGATTAAGAGAGATCCAGTAAGAGCCTTAGGGGAGTTTAAGAATGGATTAGAAGCCTTTTGGTTGGGGAAATACGATGAGGCCTTAAAAAACTTTGATCAGGCTATAAAGGCAGATCTTTATGCGCTTGAGCCTTATTATTGGAAGGGATTGATATATCTAAGACAGGGGGCGTTAGAGGAAGCTAAAAGGATGTTTGAGCTTTATTTAGAGGTTAAGCCTGCAGATTTGCGTCTTATAAGAGCTCTTGAAAAAGTTAATAAAACGGTTTTTCCAAGGCTTTCTATTCCGCAGTTTCTCTTTCCTAAAAACTATATTATGGTTAACCCCATTGATATGGTAAGAGAAAATAAAGGAATTCTAGAAAGCCTTAGAAACATCTTTATTAACCCAGTTTATAATGCTTCTGCCATGGCTTTAGGTCCGGATGATAATCTTTATATAGCAGATTATGGAAGGGGCAAAATATTTGTGCTTACCAGGGAAGGTATACCTATTAGATCGTGGGGAGGCCTAAAAAATCCCTCAGGTATAGCAGTTTCCTTAGATGGGCGCGTCTATGTTTCTGACTTTTCAGAAAGTAAGGTTTTCATTTTTGACCTTTCAGGTAAGTTAATTAACTCTTTTGGTGAGGGAGAGCTTCTTAACCCGCAGGGATTAGCTATAGATCCCTATGGCTATCTTTATGTATGTGATTGGGGTAACCATCGCATATGTAGATATACCTTGGATGGGAAGCTTGTAAGGACCATAGGGGAAGGGGTTTTATGGGAGCCTTTAGCTCTTTGTGTTGATGATAAGGGAGACATTTGGGTCTCTGATGGCAGCGAAAGATGCGTGTTTAAGTTTGGATGGGATGGTTTGCTTAAGGGAAGATTTCTAGAGGACGTTTTTTCAAGAGGTCTTTCCTTAGATTTTAAAAATAGGGTTATCGTTGCTGACGAGGAAAGAAAGTGTTTCTTTCTTATAGATAAAGATAAGGTTGTAGAAAAGGTTAACGTTTCAAAGGTTTCGGCGCTTTCCTCTCTTTGCCTCGATAGGTTTGGAAATATATTTTTAGTTGATTTTGATCGGTTTCTTCTTTATAAGGTGGAGACCCCTCTTCACACAGGTGAGATAGAGATAAGAATTGCAAAGCTTAACATTAAAGAGAATCTTGAGAGAGAGGTGGAGATCGAAGTTTCAGAGGGTTGGTATCCTCTTCCTCTGGAAAAGATCGGCTTATTCGTCCGCATTATTGAGGGAGATTGGATAATTGAGCCTTCCGCTATTAAGGAAATTGATAAGCCTTTAGCTATTGGCGTTATAGCTGATCCTGCCTTTGAAAGGGAGATTGAGGAGGTTTTAAAAGTCCTTAAGCTAAGGCTTTTCGCTATTGACGAGGCTTTTGTTGTTGGGGCTTTTTCCTCTTCTGAGCTTCCGATAAGTAGATGGGTTTGGGAGAAATCTAAAGAGCCATTTAATGCAAAGGCTTTATTAGATAGGGTCTTAAGGCTATTGGTTCAAAAAGATAGGGAAAGGGTGTTATTATATTGTGGCAATCTACCTGTTCTTTCTGAGGCTGAAATGCGTAAGATGGCATATTTTATGAGAAAGCACCAGATTAGATTATTTATAATCTCCGATAAAGAGCCTGATCCTTCCTGGGAAAGCTTGATGGCCTACACTGGGGGTCGATTTTGGAATATATTCTATATTGATAAGGAAATGCCTATAGCTTATCACCTTAGAAGGTCACCTTATGAGTCTTATTTAGTATCCTATACTTCCCTTTCGCGTAGCGATAAAGAGGAAGCGAGAAAAAACTTAAGGGTTTTTATAGAGATGCCTACTGCACATTATGAGGATGAGGTAACTTATTATAGCTGGGGGGAACCGGAGAAGGTCTTACGTTAA
- a CDS encoding NAD(P)/FAD-dependent oxidoreductase — translation MVKMYDVIIVGAGPTGIFCALELVKRSNLEVVVLERGASIKRRFCPMREQGGACRRCHFCALVSGWGGAGAFSDGKLTLSLDAGGRLTELLSEEVASELLQYVDQIYSGFGNGGRIFDPSPDDVIKFTFKAQKAGLKLVPMKIRHLGTENCYETLLKMEDFLKDKVEIKYHSKVEEILIDKESKKVRGVRLANGDEIQGRYVVVAPGRSGASWLEEQARKLGLSLERNPVDIGVRVELPAAVMEELTSVFYEAKLIYYSRFFDDKVRTFCMCPHGEVVVEWNEEERVLSVNGHSYRNRETDKTNFAILVSTSFTEPFHEPNLYGSHVARLANMLSGAVIVQRLGDLLNGRRSTYSRISRGPIEPSLKEAVPGDLSFVLPFRYLQDIKEMLEALDKIAPGVFSPFTLLYGVEVKFYSSKLRLSSNLETEVKNLFAGGDGAGITRGLMQASISGIVIGREILRREERVKG, via the coding sequence ATGGTAAAAATGTATGATGTTATCATAGTGGGAGCTGGTCCAACAGGTATTTTTTGCGCCTTAGAGCTTGTTAAAAGGTCTAATTTAGAAGTTGTTGTTTTAGAAAGAGGAGCTTCTATTAAGAGAAGGTTTTGTCCCATGAGAGAGCAAGGTGGGGCATGTCGACGTTGTCATTTTTGCGCCTTGGTCTCTGGATGGGGAGGAGCAGGAGCTTTTAGCGATGGCAAGCTAACTCTTAGTTTGGATGCAGGTGGAAGATTGACAGAGCTCCTTTCAGAGGAAGTTGCTAGTGAATTATTGCAATATGTTGATCAGATTTATTCAGGTTTCGGTAACGGGGGGCGTATCTTTGATCCTTCTCCTGATGATGTAATTAAGTTTACATTTAAGGCCCAGAAGGCAGGGCTTAAGCTTGTTCCAATGAAGATAAGACACCTAGGAACAGAAAACTGCTATGAAACCTTGCTAAAGATGGAGGATTTTCTTAAAGATAAAGTTGAAATAAAATATCACTCAAAGGTTGAGGAGATTCTGATAGATAAGGAGTCTAAAAAGGTTAGGGGAGTTAGACTTGCAAATGGAGATGAGATTCAAGGTAGATATGTGGTTGTAGCTCCTGGAAGGTCGGGTGCTAGTTGGCTTGAGGAGCAAGCTCGAAAGCTTGGTTTATCTCTTGAGCGTAACCCTGTTGATATCGGAGTTAGAGTGGAGCTTCCTGCAGCTGTGATGGAGGAACTGACTAGCGTTTTTTACGAGGCAAAGCTTATTTACTATTCTAGGTTTTTTGATGATAAGGTTAGAACCTTCTGTATGTGTCCGCACGGTGAGGTAGTGGTAGAGTGGAACGAAGAGGAAAGGGTTTTATCCGTTAATGGTCACAGCTATAGGAATAGAGAGACGGATAAGACAAATTTTGCAATTCTTGTGAGTACCTCCTTTACAGAGCCTTTCCATGAGCCCAATCTTTATGGTAGTCATGTGGCGAGGCTCGCTAATATGTTAAGTGGGGCCGTTATAGTCCAGAGGCTTGGTGACCTTTTAAACGGTAGAAGATCTACCTATAGCAGAATAAGTAGGGGTCCCATAGAGCCTTCCCTTAAGGAAGCTGTCCCTGGAGACTTAAGCTTTGTCCTTCCCTTCAGATATCTTCAGGATATAAAAGAAATGCTTGAAGCACTTGACAAAATTGCACCAGGTGTATTCTCTCCATTTACCCTCCTTTATGGGGTTGAGGTAAAGTTTTACTCTTCAAAGTTAAGGCTCTCTTCGAACTTGGAGACGGAGGTTAAAAATCTATTTGCTGGTGGAGATGGAGCTGGAATAACTAGGGGGCTTATGCAGGCCTCTATTTCCGGAATTGTGATAGGAAGGGAAATATTGAGGAGAGAAGAGAGGGTGAAAGGTTAG
- the glmS gene encoding glutamine--fructose-6-phosphate transaminase (isomerizing) translates to MCGIIGYIGYRNVIPILIEGLYRLEYRGYDSAGVALLSDGRIKVVKTAGKIRDLENLIKGEDLLGSIGIGHTRWATHGSPNDVNAHPHVDVTGRFALVHNGIIENYKEIKHELQLEGIRFSSETDTEVIVQLISKYYSNNLEEAVAKALKRLDGSYAIAVISTEEPRKLVAARYGSPLVLGIGEGETFLASDVPAILPYTRKVVYLEDREVVVVEESRWWVFDLGGARKVKQVHFVEWDSSMVSRGGYKHYMLKEINEQGSVVRNVLKGRLKESSIDLSELDLDDSYIKSLNKIFIVACGTSYHAGMVGKCIFERWARIPVEVDIGSEFRYRDPIIPPGSLTIAISQSGETADTLAGLREAKAKGSFTLALANVQGSTITREAHRTMYLRAGPEIGVASTKAFTAQLSALYLLAFRFAQVRGTLSERESEVIIRELWQLPYHVEACLALSPQVKELSQKYYHYSNFLYLARGINYPIALEGALKLKEISYIHAEAYAAGEMKHGPIALIDELMPVLVIVPKDKLYAKTLSNIQEAKARHAKLIAIATEGDENMKSHVSDVLYVPEVLEEFYPLINVIPLQLFAYYVADILGREIDQPRNLAKSVTVE, encoded by the coding sequence ATGTGTGGGATAATAGGTTACATAGGTTATAGAAATGTAATACCTATTCTTATTGAGGGATTATATCGCTTAGAGTATAGAGGTTATGACTCCGCAGGTGTTGCTCTTCTTTCGGATGGAAGGATAAAGGTGGTTAAGACCGCAGGAAAGATAAGAGATTTGGAAAACCTTATTAAGGGGGAAGACCTTCTGGGAAGCATCGGTATAGGTCACACCCGTTGGGCTACTCATGGAAGTCCAAATGATGTCAATGCTCATCCTCATGTTGATGTTACAGGGAGATTTGCCTTAGTTCATAACGGAATAATCGAAAATTACAAAGAAATAAAGCATGAGCTTCAGTTAGAGGGGATTCGCTTTTCCTCGGAGACAGATACAGAGGTAATAGTTCAGCTGATAAGCAAGTATTATTCAAATAACTTAGAGGAAGCAGTTGCTAAGGCTCTAAAGAGGCTTGATGGCTCCTATGCTATTGCTGTAATTTCAACCGAGGAGCCAAGGAAGCTTGTAGCTGCAAGGTACGGTAGCCCCTTAGTTCTTGGTATAGGTGAGGGAGAGACATTCCTTGCATCTGATGTTCCTGCCATACTTCCTTACACAAGAAAGGTCGTTTACTTAGAGGATAGAGAAGTGGTAGTTGTAGAGGAATCAAGGTGGTGGGTTTTCGACTTAGGTGGAGCGAGAAAGGTAAAGCAGGTTCACTTTGTGGAATGGGATAGCTCTATGGTATCTCGTGGAGGGTATAAGCATTATATGCTAAAGGAGATAAATGAGCAGGGAAGTGTGGTCAGGAATGTTCTTAAGGGGAGGCTGAAGGAAAGCAGTATAGACTTAAGTGAGCTTGATTTAGATGATAGTTACATAAAAAGCTTGAATAAGATTTTCATAGTAGCTTGTGGGACTTCCTATCATGCTGGTATGGTGGGGAAATGCATTTTTGAAAGATGGGCTAGGATCCCGGTAGAGGTAGATATTGGTTCCGAGTTTAGATATAGGGATCCAATAATACCTCCTGGCAGCTTGACAATAGCCATTTCTCAATCGGGTGAGACAGCTGATACCTTAGCTGGGCTCAGGGAGGCAAAGGCTAAAGGTTCTTTCACATTAGCATTAGCTAATGTTCAGGGAAGCACCATAACGAGGGAAGCGCATAGGACCATGTATTTAAGGGCGGGTCCGGAAATTGGTGTAGCCTCAACAAAGGCCTTTACTGCACAACTTTCAGCTCTTTACCTTCTAGCCTTTAGATTTGCTCAGGTTAGGGGGACTTTAAGCGAGAGGGAGAGCGAAGTTATCATAAGGGAGCTCTGGCAGCTTCCCTATCATGTCGAGGCCTGCCTAGCGTTATCTCCACAGGTTAAGGAGCTATCTCAAAAGTATTATCATTATTCTAACTTCCTTTATCTTGCAAGGGGGATAAATTATCCTATTGCTTTAGAGGGAGCCTTAAAGCTTAAGGAAATATCTTATATACATGCTGAGGCTTATGCTGCTGGGGAGATGAAACATGGACCTATAGCTTTGATAGATGAGCTAATGCCGGTTTTAGTTATAGTTCCAAAGGATAAGCTTTATGCTAAAACTTTAAGTAATATTCAGGAGGCCAAAGCGAGGCATGCGAAACTCATAGCTATTGCTACCGAGGGAGATGAAAACATGAAGTCCCACGTATCTGATGTGCTATATGTTCCGGAAGTTCTTGAGGAATTTTATCCTCTAATTAATGTTATACCATTACAGCTTTTTGCGTACTATGTGGCTGACATTTTAGGAAGAGAGATAGACCAGCCTAGAAATCTTGCCAAGAGTGTTACGGTTGAGTAA
- a CDS encoding Gfo/Idh/MocA family oxidoreductase gives MGEIKAAVIGVGYLGRHHARIYSELKESNLVAVADILEERAEEIANIYSCKAYTDYREMLDKESPHAVSIAVPTTLHYEIAKDCLLRGINVLLEKPIATKLEHADELFKISQEKGVVFQVGYVERFNPIVSYLPKFIEKPFFIVAKRLCPFVNRNLDVGVVLDLMVHDIDIVLSVVSEEVEDIKGIGMSVVSPHEDVASAYLRFKGGCRAYFIVSRVSPTATRELDILDENKRIVLNYTQRELFVYDLDGLRTTEHIKLFSSEEPLKKEIHNFIKNVKAGKGTINDGRESFYIALKILEAMGRDGKNV, from the coding sequence ATGGGAGAAATAAAAGCCGCAGTTATAGGTGTGGGGTATTTAGGGAGGCATCATGCGAGGATATATAGTGAGTTAAAAGAGTCGAACCTTGTTGCGGTTGCTGATATTCTTGAAGAAAGGGCTGAAGAGATAGCCAATATTTATAGTTGTAAAGCCTATACTGACTATAGGGAGATGCTTGATAAGGAAAGTCCTCATGCAGTTAGTATAGCCGTTCCTACTACTTTGCATTATGAGATAGCTAAGGATTGCCTGCTTAGAGGGATAAACGTTCTCCTTGAAAAACCGATAGCTACGAAGCTAGAACATGCTGATGAACTATTTAAAATTTCTCAGGAAAAGGGTGTGGTTTTTCAGGTAGGTTATGTAGAAAGGTTTAACCCAATAGTCTCTTATCTTCCCAAGTTTATTGAGAAGCCGTTTTTTATAGTGGCTAAGAGGCTTTGTCCTTTTGTTAATAGGAATCTGGATGTGGGGGTTGTTCTTGACCTCATGGTTCATGATATAGATATCGTTCTATCAGTAGTAAGTGAGGAGGTTGAAGATATAAAAGGTATTGGAATGTCTGTTGTCTCACCTCATGAGGATGTGGCTTCTGCTTATCTTCGATTTAAAGGAGGTTGCAGAGCCTACTTTATAGTAAGTAGAGTTAGCCCAACAGCTACTCGGGAGCTTGATATACTTGACGAAAACAAGAGGATAGTTTTAAACTACACTCAGAGAGAGCTATTCGTTTATGACTTGGATGGTTTGCGAACCACTGAGCATATAAAGCTTTTCTCCTCAGAGGAACCGTTAAAGAAGGAGATACATAATTTTATTAAAAATGTTAAAGCTGGTAAAGGTACCATAAATGATGGAAGAGAATCTTTCTATATAGCCTTAAAAATTCTAGAAGCGATGGGGAGAGATGGTAAAAATGTATGA